tttacttttggttactaaagtgacgccaccgaaatcggggtgttacaaatgtCGGGCACAGGTTCATGGCTTCAAGAACAACAGGCACGAGAGGTACCCAACCCTTGAAGAAGCCCAGCAAGCATTTCAGGAGTATTTTGCAAACCCAGATTCAATGGAGAGCCCATCGTCTTCTTATCCTTGGCATCAAGTTGATAGCGAGGGCATCAGTGGGGGCACACCAAACCTTTCCCAAACGTCCACAAGTCCGTTTTCACCGGTGCAACAAAACAGCCCGACCAGTTACGTAACCCCATCATCCTGATTCTCcctttttcacttatttttttttcttcttttgttgaCTTAGAAGTTGAACACGCTGACCACTCTTGTTTTTTGTTCAGATAACGAAAGGAAGCCTGACCCAGTGCAAGGAACGTCACAAGGAAGCAAAGGTGACGAAGTCGTCCTGAATGGAAATATATTCATAATGTTGGAATGGAAATATGACTATTTTGACATTTTTGAACAATGTTCGCATGCAGTGAGGAACTGTTGAAAATTGGATCCACAATAGGGACAAGGCAACACTTTATGACTCTATGCCCAGATAGGGTTATTGACAAGAAGGTTTGTTATGATTAAGACACATATGATTAACTATAATTTGCTGAACTTATTATTTTATGCTTGTGAAGCTTAACTGGAATTATTTTCAGATTATTGAACTCATGGCTGTGAAACTTAACTGGAATCAGCATAACACTGACGCTCAACCAGCTTGGATATTACCACCCCGCTTTGCGGTATTTATTAGTGTGCTTTTTTCTGGTCAGCGTTTTATACCCACCCTTCACATTGCGTACTGATACCACACTTGCAGGAGGCTGTGTTAAAGGGAAAGATGTCGGAGGATTTGCTTCCTGAGTTTGCAGAAGAATGGATGGCCGCATTTGAAACTCTCAAATATGtaggtggaattttttttatgtcttAAAGTAACTAAAACAACAACTTATGGATTCTTTTTGGTTCAGATCTATGTGCctatcatggagccaaatggaCACTGGTTCTTAATGGTGGCTTCCATGGATGAAGCAGTGATTTACTTGGTTGACTGTCACCTAAACTCACAACAAACTGCTGCTAGGAAACGCTCAATCAGGACAATTGTATGTCCATGTCCatgtcaacttttttttttgaaaaatgaaggattgtatattattatccacaaaaaacACCCATAAGGACAAACCCTTATGGAGCAAGGAAAAGCCCAATAAAAAGCGAGGCACCCCGACAAGCATACAAAAACCCCAAAAAGCCGAAAAACCCCCATCCAAGACAAAAGCAAGGACACCCTAGGACTAACCAACAACACCCGAGAGacacaaacaaaaaatcaagtTTTGAAGTGTTCTTCATAAACCTTCTCCAACCCTCGAATAGCTTCAAAATCGCTTCCCTCAAACTCTAACCCCAAGACTTAACTATATTTATGTGCATATCATTTACCATCATGTTGCATGATCATATTTATTAACACCATTTCAAATTTTGCAGGGGAAAGTCATTGGTCGTATGATGTTTTCTGCATACTACCCTCATAACTACCTGGAAGGAAACTTTGAGCTGGGCACATGGGATATTGAGGAAGCAAGTTCCTGTGAAGACCACTCAACGAGGTAATTAGTTAACAAAACTCCTCTAGTTATTATTTCTAGTGTACTATAAACGAATAACTCCTACAAATAAGTAAATATTCAACTCTTTTCCACACTACGTGGCTTTTAGTTAAAAACCAGCTCTATTTACACCTGTCATCAATACTTCTAAATCTGGGATCCATTTGTAATCAGTTTGTGTTTAATTTGGTTTTCTAGTACTCAACAGTCCACCATATGCACGTTGGAGTTGATGCAAATGGATGACGTGTTCATGTCCAACTTACTCCCTCAGGTAAGCAGGCGACAATTTAGTATTTTTCGTTACCAACTTCCTCCCTCCCGCTTTAGTACTAATTGCTGTAACGTGTTCCACGTCTATGTACTACAGGTTGAAGATAAACTGGTGAGGATGAAGGCAGCAATGAAACTACTTAATGGGCCTCACAATGAGAATTTGGAAATGGTGGTTGAAAAAGCACAAAAGTTATGGGAGAGCCAGATGTCTTGTGAATAGTCATCTTTGCTGAAATGGAATGTGAATGGCATTATTTTTTGTAATATTTAGTGCTGGTGGGTACCTAGACTTGGTGTACAATGGCCTTCCGTCTATCCTTCTTTTTGACTATGTCTGTAACGTGATGGGCAGTGTGGGATTATAGTACCCCACTTGCTTGACAACAATTGACTTCTATCCTTCTTTTTTACTGCGTCTGTAACTCAACTGGATGATATTGTAAGTAGTGTATAATTATGTTATGTGTGCTTGATAAGTCCTATTCTACTAAAAGTATGACTCTATGTCATATGTGCTTGTTAAACCTATTATACTGAAATCATGACTCATGCTTATAGAGATGCATGCCTTATGATAACTGTAAAAACTTGAGTGTGTTGTCTGTGTTTATTCCAGAGATGCCTTATGCTATGAACAACTAAAAAGGAAAACAGGTACGCAATTAGAcacaagcaaaaaaaaaaaaaattagatgttCCTACTTTTGAGATCATTTTGGTGCTACGCTAAAAGTCATACACGTGAGGAGTTGGACATAGAGGATAGGAATGGCCTTAGAGAAACCAAGAAAAAAACCATCGTCCTAATCTGTCATGAAAGGCACAGTAacatttctcaattttttaATCCAATATTTTTAGACAACCCCCTACATAGGTAAAACCTAATAATATTAGTCATTAATAAAGGTGAATCATCAGACCTAACCTACAAATGACAATAtaaatatcataaattgcagCTAAATTGAGGTCCCCAAAGCCAAACTACATTGCTAACGTTTCAAGTAACTTTAGGGAAATGCTAGCAAGTTAGCCATTCATAACATCAGTGCACATTAATCTGTTACATGGACTTGCACCCACTTTACTCGCATTACAGCAACTTCACAAAGTTTTGGAAAACCCTAATTTAAAATGGATATATTAGTACACCCATTAATACAACATATCTCAGTGGTTGCCCTAAAAGTACACCCTACACAAAACTAAATTTGAAAACTGGATGATTCACAACACTTCATGTCCTGCAATATGTGACGACATCGAAGAACAAACCTGCAACGACAAAACCAGAAATCAATAACAATCAATGCAAAACAAGTTGTATAATATGTCAATATTGGTGTCATATTTTACCTGAACTATCATCTTATGGGCCCATCTTATGTTAGCCAATTCAGCACATTACATGTTGGACTCACCTACGCCTGCACCATCAAGTCCAACAACATCAGAAAATCCTGTAGAAGTTTTTTGTCGTTTGCATGTTGTTTTGTTGTGGCCTTCCTTCTTACATACAGTGCACCTTCGTTTGCTCTTGTTTCCGTTTCCAGTTGAGGTGCCCCCACAACCTTTGGTCCTAACTACCTCAGGATTTTTCACATTATCAAACACTTCAATTGGCGTCTCCTCATTAACAGCAGAACTTCCGCTTACAGCAAGCTTCTTTGCCTTCAGTTTGGTGACATGGTTCTCCATCACCTCAATAGTATCAAGGTAGTCATCCATCGATTCGCAGCCAAGGTTAAACATTTCTCTACTTCTCAAAACCAATGATCCTAGCCTGGCCAAAACTGTGGACTCCCAAAACTTGTAAGCCGATTCAGAGTTCCCTTTCATACAGTCCTTAGCTGCCTTACACCATCTTTGCAATACTAAACACTCTGGTATGACATCAATGTCTAGATGTACCAATAGACCAATTATGTGGTCACAGGGCAGCCCAAACGTCTCCATCCGCTGACATGAACACCTAAAGGTGGACATTTTTTCATCGTGTGCCACATGCCACAACTTCTGTGGTTTACAATACCTGTACATCCACAGTGTGTGTTATTTGAACCATAAGATTTAGGGGATTTCTAGATATATTGCATTTTATATACTGCTAGTACTAGTTAAAGATCATCAccataataatgataataataataattaagaataTAAGTTTATTAAATatggaaaaggaagaagaaaaagaacttaaaaatATGAGAACAAGAAGTAGTATACCTGTACATCGAATATATAATACATGATGACGTCTCCTTTATTGCCCCAACCTTCATTACGCTTCCGCTGTTTAGCCAAGAATGAAATTTTAGGAAAACAGTCCTTGTATACAATTTTCCTGCACACCGTTCCAGCGCTCGCACACTAGTTTGTGGAACAATATCTCCAACCACAGACTTATAGTCTGCATCAACCTCTCTCCATCGCATGTAATCCACATAACGCTCAAAATATTGTACAAATTCCAGCAAGCTGTTTCGGGAACGCAGAATCCTACCAATTTGGGAATGCATACCTTCGCACCGTGATGTTGTGCGAAACCCAGCAAAGAACTTCCCACGCATTAGACATGTAGCCCACATGTGCCTCTTCTCATACAAACCTTGAACCCATGGATTGTCTTCAAGCTTCAGCTCACTAACCAATtcaaaccattttttttttgaagttgcCAACACTATAATTACCCAACATACAACCTTTAAAACCTTTCACAAAATTTGGGTCCCCTACATTTCTTTGAGCATTTTGTAAAAGGTGCCACGCACACAATCGGTGATGGGCTTTAGGTAGTACACGAGTAATAGCATTCCGCATCGCAGGATCACCATCAGTTATAACTGCAGTAGGTTCTTTCCCTTTCATAGCTGCCAAAAATTGTTCAAGTACCCAAACATAGCTTTCCTCTTTCTCATTAGTCAAAACAGCGGTGCCAAACACAATAGTATGACAATGATGGTTAACTCCAACTAGAACAACAATCGGACAGCCATACTTATTCTTTCTGTATGTTGCATCAAATGCAAGCACCTCGCCAAATACCTGAAAATCCATTCTACTAATCCCATCAGCCCAAAACAATTGTTTTAAATTGCCCTCATCATCAACATGGTGTGACCAATACATCCCAGGATCACTAGAAGCTAGGCCCTTAAGGTACACCAGCACTGCTTTGGCATCACATTGCTCCTTTTGTTTTTGCTTTGTCATTTGATTCAACATGTCTACCTTGAGAAAATTGGTTTTCTCAAACCCACCAGATTGGTCAGCAATAAAATTGTATATCTCAGTAGTGCTTATACCAACTTTTCGCATGCTATTCATTCGCATTATATCACTATCTTTTAACTGGCGATGTGCTGGTAACATTGCTGATTGCTTCCCCTCTAATAACGCATGATTGTGAGATTCTCCAAATAGAGCAACATGCCACCTACCACTTTCACCAACAAATCTAATCCTCATTTTTGCACTGCACCCACACCTTGTCTCCACCTTTGTTTCCCTTTTACGATTTGCCCTCATTCTGTTTTTCTCTTCACGAAAACCTTCCTTGTAACACACTAAGTCTTGCCGCACAATATCACCTTTTTTGTTTCTCAAAACCTTGCTTTTCCTTATTGAGAAGCCCTTAACTCTAGCATAGAAGTTGTAGAAATCAAATGCTACCTGCCGATTAAGGAAGTGATACTTCATAAAATCAGTCGCATTCATACAATCCCACAAAGTATGTGCGACGTCATCCATACTATTGACAGCCACTCCTTCACCCGTTTCATCCTCACCAACTAACTCAAACTGGGTGGGTGTGGGTGGTGAAACAATCCCAGCAGCTACTCCATTGCTTTTCTCTACACCATTTGATGAATAACCTAAAACAAGTGACCATTGACACATTAGAAAAAATACCTTCAGCAGGTTCAATTCCTACCTTAATTGATATGGGTACAGAGTATATGGT
This is a stretch of genomic DNA from Lotus japonicus ecotype B-129 chromosome 1, LjGifu_v1.2. It encodes these proteins:
- the LOC130736631 gene encoding protein FAR1-RELATED SEQUENCE 5-like, yielding MHMCCCRFSVSPFHANYHLSTQTQLLVPSNLHCPFSTTASRKFRTFQLKAGFWESIKSGFTKNNTTQVIDPQSIDEEDEEPLPQEFVLVEKTELDGTIEQIIFSSGGDVDVYDLQALCNKLLNLICTVMEDSGIGSWCSDEGYSSNGVEKSNGVAAGIVSPPTPTQFELVGEDETGEGVAVNSMDDVAHTLWDCMNATDFMKYHFLNRQVAFDFYNFYARVKGFSIRKSKVLRNKKGDIVRQDLVCYKEGFREEKNRMRANRKRETKVETRCGCSAKMRIRFVGESGRWHVALFGESHNHALLEGKQSAMLPAHRQLKDSDIMRMNSMRKVGISTTEIYNFIADQSGGFEKTNFLKVDMLNQMTKQKQKEQCDAKAVLVYLKGLASSDPGMYWSHHVDDEGNLKQLFWADGISRMDFQVFGEVLAFDATYRKNKYGCPIVVLVGVNHHCHTIVFGTAVLTNEKEESYVWVLEQFLAAMKGKEPTAVITDGDPAMRNAITRVLPKAHHRLCAWHLLQNAQRNVGDPNFVKGFKGCMLGNYSVGNFKKKMV
- the LOC130741339 gene encoding protein FAR1-RELATED SEQUENCE 5-like; the protein is MRGKFFAGFRTTSRCEGMHSQIGRILRSRNSLLEFVQYFERYVDYMRWREVDADYKSVVGDIVPQTSVRALERCAGKLYTRTVFLKFHSWLNSGSVMKVGAIKETSSCIIYSMYRYCKPQKLWHVAHDEKMSTFRCSCQRMETFGLPCDHIIGLLVHLDIDVIPECLVLQRWCKAAKDCMKGNSESAYKFWESTVLARLGSLVLRSREMFNLGCESMDDYLDTIEVMENHVTKLKAKKLAVSGSSAVNEETPIEVFDNVKNPEVVRTKGCGGTSTGNGNKSKRRCTVCKKEGHNKTTCKRQKTSTGFSDVVGLDGAGVGLFFDVVTYCRT